Genomic segment of bacterium:
CGGGCTCTCGAGGTACAGGGGGGACGCCTCGCCCGCGAGGCGCGCGTCGCCGGCCTCGGCGAACAGCGCGGCGTACTGCTGCAGCGTGCGCACGGGGAAGGTGTGGCGCGCGTCGTCCCAGAGGCGACCGGGCGGCGGCGCCGCCGGGTCGAACCCGAAGAAGTCGGTCTCCTTCATCGGGCAGACGAAGATCCCGGGGTGCTGGCCGGCGTAGCGCGCCAACGCCGTGGTGCCCGACTTGGCGGCGCCGATGATCAGGAAATCGGGCAGACGCATGGGACAACTCCTGTCGGATCGCAATCGCATTAGCGGGCGAGATGCTCCCCGCCGTCGACGAGGATCGTCTGGCCGGTCACCGCCCGGCATCCCAGCAGGAACAGCAGCGCATCGGCCACGTCGTCGGGCGTCGGGAAGCGGCGCAGCGGCAGCGCGTCGCGGGACACGTGCGCGTAGGACTCCGGCGGCGACGCGGGCGGCAGCACGGCGCCCAGGGCGATCTCGTTGACGCGCACGCGCGGCGCCAGGGCCAGCGCCAGGTTGCGGGTCAGGTCGTGCAGGGCGGCCTTGCTCTGGGTGTAGGCGAAGTAGTCGGCGCGGGGGCGCAGGGCGTGGACGTCGTTGAGGTTCACGATGTCGCCCTCGCGGTCGGGTGGCAGCGCGGCGGCGAAGGCCTGGCTCAACAGCAGCGGGGCGCGCAGGTTGACCCGCTGCATGCGGCTCCAGACGTCCAGGTCGGTGGCCGCGAAGCGGCCCTGGTCGAAGAGCGAGGCGTTGTTGACCAGGATGTCGACCGGCCCCAGCTCGGCGGAGGCCTCGTCCAGCAGCCGCGCCGGCACGTCGGCGTCCAGCAGGTCCCCCTGCACCAGGGTCGCGCGGGCGCCCAGCTCCGAGATCGCGAACGCGGTGGCGCGGGCCTCGACCAGAGAGCGGTTGTGGTGGACGGCCACGTCGACGCCGGCTCTGGCCAGGCCCAGGGCGAGCACGCGGCCGACGCGCACCGCGCCGCCGGTCACCAGGGCGACGCGCCCCTTCAGCTCGGTCATGATTCCACCTTCCTCAACGTGACCACCAGCGCGCCCTCGCCGCCCCAGTCCCGGGGCGCGGGCTGCCAGTTCGCGACGATGTCGGGATGGGCCCGCAGCCAGTCCTGCACCAGCGGCGCGATCACGGGTTCTCCCTGCGAACGCAGTCCCCTGCCGTGAACCACCAGCACCTGCCGCGCGCCGCGGCGCTGCAGCAGGAAGATCTGCATCTCCAGCTTCTCGAGCGCCTGGGCGGCCCGCAGCTGCCGCAGGTGGATGGCCGGCGGCGGCTCGCCCGAGGGGCGGGGGCGATCCTCGGCCTCGTAGGCCTCGTGGCGGATGGAGCGGCCCGTCCCCTTGGTGCGGCCGCTGCTGCCGGGTTGGCGGCTCTTGTGCTTACCCATGCTCGCCGCCCCCGGTCACAGGCCGCTGCAGCCGCACGACGGTGGCGCCCCAGCTGCCGGCGTCGGGCGCCGTGCCGAAGCTCGCCACGGCCGGGTGCCGCGCCAGCTCCGCGCGCACGATCTCCCGCTGCACGCCGATCCCCTTGCCGTGGATGATGCGCACGTCGAGGATGCCGCGCTCCAGGCAGGCGTCCAGGTAGTCGCGCACCAGGTCCTTCACGTCCCGCGGCAGGAACATG
This window contains:
- a CDS encoding sulfotransferase produces the protein MRLPDFLIIGAAKSGTTALARYAGQHPGIFVCPMKETDFFGFDPAAPPPGRLWDDARHTFPVRTLQQYAALFAEAGDARLAGEASPLYLESP
- a CDS encoding SDR family oxidoreductase, translated to MTELKGRVALVTGGAVRVGRVLALGLARAGVDVAVHHNRSLVEARATAFAISELGARATLVQGDLLDADVPARLLDEASAELGPVDILVNNASLFDQGRFAATDLDVWSRMQRVNLRAPLLLSQAFAAALPPDREGDIVNLNDVHALRPRADYFAYTQSKAALHDLTRNLALALAPRVRVNEIALGAVLPPASPPESYAHVSRDALPLRRFPTPDDVADALLFLLGCRAVTGQTILVDGGEHLAR
- a CDS encoding Smr/MutS family protein, yielding MFLPRDVKDLVRDYLDACLERGILDVRIIHGKGIGVQREIVRAELARHPAVASFGTAPDAGSWGATVVRLQRPVTGGGEHG
- a CDS encoding Smr/MutS family protein, with protein sequence MGKHKSRQPGSSGRTKGTGRSIRHEAYEAEDRPRPSGEPPPAIHLRQLRAAQALEKLEMQIFLLQRRGARQVLVVHGRGLRSQGEPVIAPLVQDWLRAHPDIVANWQPAPRDWGGEGALVVTLRKVES